A region of the Pseudomonas sp. A34-9 genome:
CTCGAATTTCGAGGGGCGAGGAGAAAACTTATGACTGAAAAAAGCTCCACTTCATCAAAAAAAAGCAAAGCACTGAAAGATTCTGCTCTCGTCTCAGACGTGTCAGAAACAGGCTTGACAGATGACGAACGAGTCGTAAGGGAAGATGAGTTCCTTGGCGAAGAACCACGTGTGGAACCCGGCCCAGCCGACTTGGAAAGACTCAAGAATTAACGTCAGCGCCCTTGGTATTCGATGCGACCAATATTTCCAATACGCGACATCTACTACCTGAAATTTGCTTAATGGAGGTGTCACGTATGCGCCAGCAAACCTCATTCATATTTGATTTGGATGGCACGTTGACTGATAGCGTTTACCAGAATGTCTTTGCGTGGAAAACCGCGCTCGATTCAGAAGACATACCGTTGGCCATGTGGCGAATTCACAGAAAGATAGGTATGAGCGGTGGACTGATGCTCAAGATGTTAGCCCGTGAGACCGGCCTGGAAATCAAACCCGACCAGGCAAAAAGGTTGAGCGATAAACATGCTAAAGCCTACAAGGATCTGCAGGGCCAGATAACCGCTCTCCCCGGCGCTGTAGAGCTTCTCGATACGCTAAACCGCGATCAGCTCAAGTGGTGTATTGCGACCAGCGGTGGCATGGACACTGCGGCGATAAATCTGAAGGCATTGGGACTGGATATCGCGGAGGTGAATCTCATCACCCGTGATGACGTCAAGTATGGCAAGCCCGATCCAGACCTTTTCCTCGCCGCTGCAAGCAAACTCAATGTCCCCATTGAAGATTGTCTGGTAATCGGCGACGCCATCTGGGACATGCTTGCCGCACGACGCTGTAAGGCCACCGGTATAGGGCTGCTTTCAGGTGGTTATGACACAGGAGAGCTTGAACGTGCAGGTGCACTCCGAGTCTACGAGGATCCTCTGGCACTGCTGCAGCACCTGGACGAGGTTGCTTCCCGTCAGTGAGCCTTCTGTAGATACCTGATAAAAACGCGCCCCCTGCCAATGTATCGGGCAGAAGACCCCGCGCCTACAACTCACAAGTTGACTAATAAACGATAACTAAAAAGGGCCCTCTCGGGCCCTTTTGTATTCAAACCAGAATCACTTGGCCAACCAGGACTCGACAGTCGCGGAGCCATGTTCAGCTTTCCAGTCTTTCAACGTCTTGTGATTGCCACCCTTGGTTTCAACAACTTCGCCGGTGTGCGGATTTTTGTAGACCTTCAACTGGCGAGGCTTGCGACTACCGGTTTTGGACTCGGCGGCTGGAGCGCGACGACCTGCTTGCGGATCAAGAAGGTTGACCACGTCCTTAAGGCTGTAGCCATATTTGGCGAGCAAATCACGCAGTTTGGTTTCGAATTCAATTTCTTTCTTGAGACCAGCATCACCCTTGAGCGCCTCGAGCGCCTGGATTTGTTCGGCGAGGTGTTTTTCGAGCTGACGAAATTCGGCGAGTTTGGACATAAGAAATTCTCGATGTGGGTAATACCAGAAGGTTACACGATAAATCACGGCCCGCACTTACAAGAAGTAGCGCCTGAGGTCTCTCACCCGGACAGCCGATATTAACGCCGGGAGTTGATAAGTCAGAGCTACACGACAAAGGTTGATCAACTGTGGACGGTCATGGCCAGGTAACAGGTCGTTGAAAGCGCACGGCAGCCTGCATGAGCGGGCCATTGTATCGACTGCAAATCGATAGCACTTTTCACGCTCACCTACCTCCAATGACATGTGCGTTTGTCCTGACAACCTGGAGGTCTCCATGTCGATGCGCAAGATCGTTCTGCTTTCCTGTCTGGGTGTGGCACTCGCCGGGTGCGCTGGCTCACGCCAGGAGCCCCCTCCCACCACCATGCAAGTCGACCTGCAAAAATACCAGGGCACTTGGTACGAGCAGGCCAGGTTACCGATGTTCTTTCAGCGCAATTGCCAGCAGTCAGAAGCGCATTATGGGCTACGTGATGATGGCCGCATTGACGTCACCAATCGTTGCAGGGAAGAGGATGGCGAATGGAAAGAGGTACGCGGAATTGCCGAATCGCAGCAGCCAGGCAAGACAGACAAACTGTGGGTGCAATTTGATAACTGGTTCAGCCGCATCGCGCCAGGAATAACCAAAGGCGAGTATTGGGTGCTTTACCACGACCCCGCCTACCAGTTCGCACTGGTCGGCCACCCTAACCGGGAATATCTCTGGGTGCTTTCACGCGCCTCTGAAATTAACGGCGTCAACCGTGAACAGCTGCTGAAGATTGCTCAGCAACAGGGGTATGACACCAGCAAACTGATCTGGCGTCAGGCAGATCCGACCAAGCCCTAGTCCACTGGGCTGCTTAAGCCCTGAGACCGTTGAGGAAATGCGCATGCTCAAGAAATGGATAATGCTGCTATGCATTGGCCTTGCGAGTTGCAGCCAGGTGGATGTGCAGACCTACAGCCAGGAGACGCCCACGCTTGAGTTGCGCGAATTCTTCGAGGGCCGGGTCGAAGCGTGGGGTATGTTTCAAAAGCGCTCAGGCGAGGTCACGAAGCGTTTTCATGTGGTCATCAATGGCCACTCCGAAGGCCGCAGGCTGATCCTCGACGAGTCGTTTACCTACAGCGACGGTACTACGCAAAAACGAGTGTGGACGCTAACCCCTGCTGGCCCTGGCCAATGGCGCGGAACCGCTGGCGACGTGGTGGGCGAGGCACTTGGCGAGGTGGCAGGCAACGCACTGCGCTGGAAATATGTGCTGAACCTTCCGGTGGATGGCAAGGAATACCAGGTCCATTTAGACGACTGGATGTACCTGATGGACAAGAACACCCTGATAAATCGCTCGTTCATGAGCAAGTTCGGTGTAGAGGTCGGCCAGATCACTTTGTTCTTTCGCAAGGAGCCTTAACGTCCGCCTTTGGCCGTTATTTGCCTGTCGCGAAAAGCAGAAACCCGATTCCAGGCAGTCGGTGAGCATCGGCTGAAATTGGCCCGGGCGGTTCGAGAACGCGCGCTACCAGTAACAACGCAGGCTGGAAATCTGCTTCGTGTCGCTATTTGCCACCGAGACTCCCTCCCCTATCGACGCTGATTACCTGGCCGGTAACGAAGGATGCCCCCTCGCTGAGCAGAAAGGTAATCAGCGAGGCCACTTCTGATGGCGCTCCCAGCCTTTGCATCGGAATCGTGGACAGTATCTGACGCTCACCCTCACTTCCCGCCGGTCGGTTTTTTCGGAAAAGCTCGGTGTCTATAGGGCCAGGTGCAGACGCCTATAGTCAGGGCGCAAAAAAGTGCCATCAGCGGTAATCGCGATAGAGCCATCAGTTTTCTCTTATTGTCGTTGAAGGAATGCCTCGAACAGCCCGATCACTCTTCGAAAATAGCCACCGCGCGCACAAAACCCGCAGACGCATGCCGGATCTTGTAGGGAAAGCACGAGACGGTGAAGCCGCTAGCTGGCAGGGATTCGAGGTTGGCCAGTTTTTCCATTTGTCCGTAGCCGATATCGCGCCCGGCCTTATGCCCTTCCCAGATGATCGAGGCATCGCCGCTGGCAGCAAAACGTTCACGGGTGTATTTGAACGGTGCGTCCCAGCTCCAGGCATCAGTGCCGACCACGCGCACGCCGCGTTCCAGCAGATACATTGTCGCCTCGCGCCCCATGCCGATGCCGGCATCGAGGTAACCCGGCTGCCCAAACAATGCCCCGGCGCGTGTGTTGACCAGCACGATATCCAGTGGTTGCAGCGTGTGCTCGATGCGCGCCAGTTCCGCTTCGACCTCTTCTGCCGTCACCACGTGACCGTCGGGCAAATGGCGAAAATCCAGTTTGACCCCCGGCTGCAAACACCAATCGAGCGGCAACTCGTCAATGCCAAACGCCGGTTCGCCGCCATCGGTAGTCGAGGCGTAATGCCACGGCGCGTCCATGTGGGTGCCGCTGTGGGTGGTGATCTGTAAGCGCTCGGCGGCCCACGATTCATTGCCGGGCATCTGCTCAAGCTGCAAACCCGGGAACATCGCCGCCATCTCGGGCCAGCCTTGCTGGTGGTCCATGTAATCGATTGTCGGCAACAGCGGCGGCGGATCTGTGTACGGGTTGTTATCGAGGGTCACCGAAAGGTCGACCAGACGACGTTTACGCTGGATTGGCTGTGACATGAGACATATCTCCGTTCAACGGCAGAGGCCGATAAGGGGCTGGGTTGAGGGCGTTGCGAATAAGCGTGGCGACATTGCCGTCATGGCCGAAGCCGGCAGCGCGGGCCTGCGGGGTTTTCAGGGGCGGCATGCGCCCGAACAGATTTTCGAGATCAAGGTCAGCGGCAAAACTGATGAAGGCACGGCGTTGCTCGCCGTAAATCGCCGCCAGGGCATCAATGACCTGGGCGATGGACAAATGCAGCACCGGCAGTTGCCAGACCCGCTGTTGTGCGACGGCGTCATCCAGTTCGGCGGCGTGGATCAGGTTGTTCACGCAACAG
Encoded here:
- a CDS encoding cyclase family protein codes for the protein MSQPIQRKRRLVDLSVTLDNNPYTDPPPLLPTIDYMDHQQGWPEMAAMFPGLQLEQMPGNESWAAERLQITTHSGTHMDAPWHYASTTDGGEPAFGIDELPLDWCLQPGVKLDFRHLPDGHVVTAEEVEAELARIEHTLQPLDIVLVNTRAGALFGQPGYLDAGIGMGREATMYLLERGVRVVGTDAWSWDAPFKYTRERFAASGDASIIWEGHKAGRDIGYGQMEKLANLESLPASGFTVSCFPYKIRHASAGFVRAVAIFEE
- a CDS encoding histone-like nucleoid-structuring protein, MvaT/MvaU family, whose amino-acid sequence is MSKLAEFRQLEKHLAEQIQALEALKGDAGLKKEIEFETKLRDLLAKYGYSLKDVVNLLDPQAGRRAPAAESKTGSRKPRQLKVYKNPHTGEVVETKGGNHKTLKDWKAEHGSATVESWLAK
- a CDS encoding HAD family hydrolase, which gives rise to MRQQTSFIFDLDGTLTDSVYQNVFAWKTALDSEDIPLAMWRIHRKIGMSGGLMLKMLARETGLEIKPDQAKRLSDKHAKAYKDLQGQITALPGAVELLDTLNRDQLKWCIATSGGMDTAAINLKALGLDIAEVNLITRDDVKYGKPDPDLFLAAASKLNVPIEDCLVIGDAIWDMLAARRCKATGIGLLSGGYDTGELERAGALRVYEDPLALLQHLDEVASRQ
- a CDS encoding lipocalin family protein — protein: MSMRKIVLLSCLGVALAGCAGSRQEPPPTTMQVDLQKYQGTWYEQARLPMFFQRNCQQSEAHYGLRDDGRIDVTNRCREEDGEWKEVRGIAESQQPGKTDKLWVQFDNWFSRIAPGITKGEYWVLYHDPAYQFALVGHPNREYLWVLSRASEINGVNREQLLKIAQQQGYDTSKLIWRQADPTKP
- a CDS encoding DUF3833 domain-containing protein — encoded protein: MLKKWIMLLCIGLASCSQVDVQTYSQETPTLELREFFEGRVEAWGMFQKRSGEVTKRFHVVINGHSEGRRLILDESFTYSDGTTQKRVWTLTPAGPGQWRGTAGDVVGEALGEVAGNALRWKYVLNLPVDGKEYQVHLDDWMYLMDKNTLINRSFMSKFGVEVGQITLFFRKEP